Proteins found in one Pseudomonas mosselii genomic segment:
- the hglS gene encoding 2-oxoadipate dioxygenase/decarboxylase HglS, with translation MPAHDFVSPDSIRAQFSAAMSLMYKQEVPLYGTLLELVSETNQQVMAAQPKVAEALRWTGEIERLDQERHGAIRVGTAEELATIARLFAVMGMQPVGYYDLSSAGVPVHSTAFRAVHEQSLHISPFRVFTSLLRLELIDNPQLRALARGILEQRQIFTPRVLELIAQCERDGGLDTSDAEAFVQEALHTFRWHQDATVSAEQYQQLHDQHRLIADVVAFKGPHINHLTPRTLDIDAIQLGMPAKGIPPKAVVEGPPTRRQPILLRQTSFKALQEKVAFSDAQGSHTARFGEIEQRGAALTPKGRQLYDRLLDATREALGGAPAEANAERYRALLAEHFAEFPDDLGQMREQGLAYFRYFATEKGLAERGQQDRPTTLQGLIDAGHVHFEALVYEDFLPVSAAGIFQSNLGDDGQADYGSNANREAFEQALGLQVQDELALYAQSERRSLQACAQALGLGTL, from the coding sequence ATGCCCGCCCATGATTTCGTCAGCCCCGACAGCATCCGCGCGCAGTTCTCTGCCGCCATGTCGCTCATGTACAAGCAGGAAGTCCCCCTGTACGGCACGCTGCTTGAGCTGGTGAGCGAGACCAACCAGCAGGTCATGGCCGCACAGCCCAAGGTGGCCGAGGCCCTGCGCTGGACCGGCGAGATCGAACGCCTCGACCAGGAACGCCACGGCGCCATCCGCGTGGGCACCGCCGAGGAACTGGCCACCATCGCCCGCCTGTTCGCGGTGATGGGCATGCAGCCGGTCGGCTACTACGACCTGAGCTCGGCTGGCGTGCCGGTGCACTCCACCGCGTTTCGCGCCGTGCATGAACAGTCGCTGCACATCAGCCCGTTCCGCGTGTTCACCTCGCTGCTGCGCCTGGAGCTGATCGACAACCCGCAACTGCGCGCACTGGCCCGGGGCATCCTGGAGCAACGGCAGATCTTCACCCCCCGCGTGCTCGAGCTGATCGCCCAATGCGAACGCGACGGCGGCCTGGACACTAGCGATGCCGAGGCCTTCGTCCAGGAGGCATTGCACACCTTCCGCTGGCACCAGGACGCCACGGTCAGCGCCGAGCAGTACCAGCAGTTGCACGACCAGCACCGGCTGATCGCCGACGTGGTGGCGTTCAAAGGCCCGCATATCAACCACCTGACCCCGCGCACCCTGGACATCGACGCGATCCAGCTCGGCATGCCGGCCAAGGGTATTCCGCCCAAGGCCGTGGTCGAGGGGCCGCCCACCCGGCGCCAGCCGATCCTGCTGCGCCAGACCAGCTTCAAGGCCCTGCAGGAGAAGGTCGCCTTCAGTGATGCCCAGGGCAGCCACACGGCGCGTTTCGGCGAGATCGAACAGCGCGGCGCGGCGCTGACGCCCAAGGGGCGCCAGCTGTACGACCGGCTGCTGGATGCGACCCGTGAAGCTTTGGGCGGCGCGCCGGCGGAGGCCAATGCCGAGCGATACAGGGCGCTGCTCGCGGAGCACTTCGCCGAGTTTCCGGATGACCTGGGGCAGATGCGCGAGCAGGGGCTGGCGTACTTTCGCTACTTCGCCACCGAGAAAGGCCTGGCCGAGCGCGGGCAACAGGATCGCCCGACCACCCTGCAGGGGTTGATCGACGCCGGGCACGTGCATTTCGAGGCGCTGGTGTACGAGGATTTCCTGCCGGTGAGCGCGGCGGGGATCTTCCAGTCCAACCTGGGGGACGATGGCCAGGCCGACTATGGCAGCAACGCCAACCGCGAGGCCTTCGAGCAGGCGCTGGGGTTGCAGGTGCAGGATGAGCTGGCGCTGTATGCGCAGAGCGAGCGCCGGTCGTTGCAGGCGTGTGCGCAGGCGTTGGGGCTGGGGACGCTGTAG
- a CDS encoding LysR family transcriptional regulator codes for MSKRLVPSMTALQCFEAAARHLSFTRAAEELHLTQSAVSKQVAQLEEMLRHHLFLRIRRRLQLTPAGSLYLAEVNKILTQVDMSSRYVLSYGSQTEVLKVATQPSFGVRWLIPHLKGFGKRHPNIHLDIRNEMEPFSLLQGSADVVFFYGQGTWPGATCVELFGEEVVPVCAPELLQGRTLPDAGAVAELVLLQSTSRPEAWHAWFLEQGLHTDNSYHGPRFDTFYMALSAAQAGCGVALVPRYLVARELAEGSLVLAWDHAMKSSGAHYLAYAEHAAEVPKVRALVEWVREQLQA; via the coding sequence ATGTCCAAACGCCTGGTTCCGTCCATGACCGCCCTGCAGTGCTTCGAGGCCGCAGCCCGCCACCTGAGCTTCACCCGCGCCGCCGAGGAGCTGCACCTGACCCAGAGCGCGGTGAGCAAGCAGGTGGCGCAGCTCGAGGAGATGCTGCGTCACCACCTGTTCCTGCGCATCCGTCGACGCTTGCAGCTGACCCCCGCCGGCAGCCTGTACCTGGCCGAGGTGAACAAGATCCTTACCCAGGTGGACATGTCCAGCCGCTATGTCCTGAGCTATGGCTCGCAGACCGAAGTATTGAAGGTAGCCACTCAACCGAGTTTCGGCGTGCGCTGGTTGATTCCGCACCTAAAAGGCTTCGGCAAGCGCCACCCGAACATCCACCTGGATATCCGCAACGAGATGGAGCCGTTCTCCCTGCTGCAGGGGTCGGCCGACGTGGTGTTCTTCTATGGCCAGGGCACCTGGCCGGGGGCGACCTGCGTCGAGCTGTTCGGCGAAGAGGTGGTGCCGGTGTGCGCGCCGGAGCTGTTGCAAGGCCGCACGCTGCCTGACGCGGGCGCGGTGGCGGAGCTGGTATTGCTGCAGAGCACCTCGCGCCCGGAGGCCTGGCACGCGTGGTTCCTGGAGCAAGGGCTGCACACCGACAACAGCTACCACGGGCCACGCTTCGACACCTTCTACATGGCCTTGAGCGCGGCGCAGGCGGGGTGCGGGGTGGCGCTGGTGCCGCGGTACCTGGTGGCCCGGGAGCTGGCCGAGGGCAGCCTGGTGCTGGCCTGGGACCATGCGATGAAGAGCAGTGGCGCGCATTATCTGGCGTATGCCGAGCATGCGGCGGAAGTGCCGAAGGTGCGGGCGTTGGTGGAGTGGGTTCGCGAACAGTTGCAGGCTTGA
- the amaB gene encoding L-piperidine-6-carboxylate dehydrogenase — MVAALLERLGVAAAAHTQGDYPVHTPIDGSRIASVKLLGKADTIARIDQAQQAFETWRSVPAPRRGELVRLFGEVLREHKADLGELVSIEAGKITQEGLGEVQEMIDICDFAVGLSRQLYGLTIASERPGHHMRETWHPLGVVGVISAFNFPVAVWAWNTALALVTGNAVVWKPSEKTPLTALACQALFDKAVKAFGDAPAGLAQLVIGGREAGEALVDDPRVPLVSATGSTRMGREVGPRVAARFGRSILELGGNNAMILAPSADLDLAVRGILFSAVGTAGQRCTTLRRLIVHRSIKDEVVARVKAAYGKVRIGDPRKDNLVGPLIDKQSFDAMQGALAKARDEGGQVFGGERQLADQYPNAYYVSPAIAEMPAQSDVVRHETFAPILYVLAYDDFEEALRLNNEVPQGLSSCIFTTDIREAERFQSASGSDCGIANVNIGTSGAEIGGAFGGEKETGGGRESGSDAWKGYMRRQTNTVNYSRELPLAQGIVFD, encoded by the coding sequence ATGGTTGCTGCATTGCTCGAGCGTCTTGGCGTTGCCGCCGCGGCTCACACCCAGGGCGACTACCCTGTTCACACCCCGATTGACGGCAGCCGCATCGCCTCGGTGAAACTGCTCGGCAAGGCCGACACCATTGCCCGCATCGACCAGGCGCAACAGGCCTTCGAAACCTGGCGCAGCGTGCCGGCCCCACGTCGCGGCGAGCTGGTGCGCCTGTTCGGCGAGGTGCTGCGCGAACACAAGGCCGACCTCGGCGAACTGGTCTCCATCGAAGCCGGCAAGATCACCCAGGAAGGCCTGGGCGAAGTGCAGGAAATGATCGACATCTGCGACTTCGCCGTCGGCCTGTCGCGCCAGCTGTACGGCCTGACCATCGCCTCCGAGCGTCCGGGCCACCACATGCGTGAAACCTGGCACCCGCTGGGCGTGGTCGGGGTGATCAGCGCCTTCAATTTCCCGGTGGCGGTATGGGCGTGGAACACCGCGCTGGCGCTGGTGACCGGCAACGCCGTGGTGTGGAAGCCATCCGAGAAGACCCCGCTGACCGCCCTGGCCTGCCAGGCACTGTTCGACAAGGCCGTGAAGGCCTTCGGTGATGCGCCGGCTGGCCTGGCGCAACTGGTGATCGGTGGTCGCGAAGCCGGCGAAGCCCTGGTCGACGACCCACGCGTGCCGCTGGTCAGCGCCACCGGCAGTACGCGCATGGGTCGTGAAGTCGGCCCGCGTGTCGCGGCGCGATTCGGCCGCAGCATTCTCGAGCTGGGCGGCAACAACGCCATGATCCTGGCCCCGAGCGCCGACCTCGACTTGGCCGTGCGCGGCATCCTGTTCTCCGCCGTCGGCACCGCCGGCCAGCGCTGCACCACCCTGCGCCGTCTTATCGTTCACCGTTCGATCAAGGACGAAGTGGTCGCCCGCGTCAAAGCCGCCTACGGCAAGGTGCGCATCGGTGACCCGCGCAAGGACAACCTGGTCGGCCCGCTGATCGACAAGCAGTCGTTCGATGCCATGCAGGGCGCGCTGGCCAAGGCCCGCGACGAGGGTGGCCAGGTGTTCGGTGGCGAGCGTCAGCTGGCCGACCAGTACCCGAACGCCTACTACGTGTCGCCGGCCATTGCCGAGATGCCGGCCCAGAGCGACGTGGTCCGCCACGAGACCTTCGCGCCGATCCTCTACGTGTTGGCCTACGACGACTTCGAAGAGGCCCTGCGCCTGAACAACGAGGTGCCGCAAGGCCTGTCGTCGTGCATCTTTACCACCGACATTCGCGAGGCCGAGCGTTTCCAGAGCGCCTCGGGCAGCGATTGTGGCATCGCCAACGTCAACATCGGCACCAGCGGCGCGGAGATCGGCGGGGCGTTCGGGGGCGAGAAGGAGACCGGGGGCGGGCGTGAGTCCGGGTCGGACGCGTGGAAGGGCTACATGCGCCGGCAGACCAATACCGTGAACTATTCGCGTGAGTTGCCGCTGGCGCAGGGCATCGTGTTCGACTGA
- the amaA gene encoding L-pipecolate oxidase, with product MSELRQECLWEHVTQPTVAAQALAGEHKADVCVIGGGITGLSAAIHLLEQGKSVILLEAWKIGHGGSGRNVGLVNAGTWIRPDDVEATLGHKQGARLNKVLGEAPGEVFAMIERLGIDCQARHQGTLHMAHNATGIADLEARHQQWTRRGADVELLTGAQCQEYCGTDKIAAALLDRRAGTINPMGYTQGLAAAVNRLGGKLFQQSSVDGLERDGDAWRVKTARGAVRADKVVISTGAYTEGDWSNLQKHFFRGYYYQVASKPLHGAAADKVLPHGQGSWDTRTVLSSIRRDDHGRLLLGSLGRVDNKPAWFVRSWADRIQSHYYPALGKVEWEMHWTGCIDFTPDHLMRLFEPAPGLVAVTGYNGRGNTTGTVIGRAFAEFLLKDDPDSLPIPFSPMRPVSAPSLRTAFYESGFSLYHAGQCLRVVL from the coding sequence ATGTCCGAACTGCGTCAAGAATGTCTGTGGGAACACGTCACCCAGCCGACCGTCGCCGCCCAGGCCCTGGCCGGCGAGCACAAGGCCGATGTCTGCGTGATCGGCGGCGGCATCACCGGCTTGTCGGCGGCGATCCACCTGCTGGAGCAGGGCAAGTCGGTGATCCTGCTGGAAGCCTGGAAGATCGGCCACGGCGGCTCCGGGCGCAACGTTGGCCTGGTCAATGCCGGCACCTGGATCCGCCCCGACGACGTCGAGGCCACCCTCGGCCACAAGCAGGGCGCCCGCCTGAACAAGGTGCTCGGCGAGGCCCCGGGTGAAGTATTCGCCATGATCGAGCGCCTGGGTATCGACTGTCAGGCCCGGCATCAGGGCACCTTGCACATGGCGCACAACGCCACCGGCATCGCCGACCTCGAGGCCCGCCACCAGCAGTGGACCCGGCGCGGCGCCGACGTCGAGCTGCTGACCGGCGCGCAATGCCAGGAATACTGCGGTACCGACAAGATTGCCGCCGCGCTGCTCGACCGCCGCGCCGGCACCATCAACCCTATGGGCTATACACAAGGCCTGGCCGCCGCCGTGAACCGGCTGGGCGGCAAGCTGTTCCAGCAGTCCTCGGTCGATGGCCTGGAGCGTGATGGCGACGCCTGGCGAGTGAAGACCGCACGCGGCGCGGTGCGTGCCGACAAGGTGGTGATCTCCACCGGCGCCTACACCGAAGGCGACTGGAGCAACCTGCAGAAGCACTTCTTCCGCGGCTATTACTACCAGGTCGCCTCCAAGCCCCTGCATGGCGCCGCCGCCGACAAGGTCTTGCCCCATGGCCAGGGCTCGTGGGACACCCGCACCGTGCTCAGCAGCATCCGCCGCGACGACCATGGCCGCCTGCTGCTCGGCAGCCTCGGCCGGGTCGACAACAAGCCGGCCTGGTTCGTGCGCAGCTGGGCCGACCGTATCCAGAGCCACTACTACCCGGCGCTGGGCAAGGTCGAGTGGGAGATGCACTGGACCGGCTGCATCGACTTCACCCCGGATCACCTGATGCGCCTGTTCGAACCGGCGCCGGGGCTGGTGGCGGTGACCGGCTACAACGGGCGCGGCAACACCACCGGCACGGTGATCGGCCGGGCGTTTGCCGAGTTCCTGCTCAAGGATGATCCGGACAGCCTGCCGATTCCATTCTCGCCGATGAGGCCGGTGAGCGCGCCGTCGTTGCGCACGGCGTTCTACGAGTCGGGGTTCTCGCTGTATCACGCGGGGCAGTGTCTGCGGGTGGTGTTGTAA
- a CDS encoding mechanosensitive ion channel family protein, which translates to MLAFIQSYPLLLGTLLILLDLLLWQLIPLHHRAWRIATRLVCFLVFSSVLLTAGMSPLQPPPWADDVPRNLMATVLAIGWWLFAARTVTVVFGLLLVARGSHGGRLLQDVFGALIFLVAAVAAAAYVMQLPVKGLLATSGVMAIVIGLALQSTLADVFSGIVLNTTRPYQIGDSISIDGTEGKVVDIDWRATRLITGNSSLAVIPNSVAAKAKILNFSRPAEVHGVSISVVVPAKVRPQRVFDALEKTLQGTSILLDKPAPKVTVKASSLESVEYEASGFIAEMSRKTEVRNQLFDLAHRHLEASGVTWNTELGAPVRSRQRELLDEVRVFRSLSNEERDALSQRMTTVEYLADQVILGIGERSEHVLLISRGVVLASVRDGERLIEGGRMGPGEVLGLEGLVDDEASPVEFRALSGCMLYRIDKEQVRGCLAESGDVKSALTKLQRFRRQKRESLLLQKPAVVKKGGFLSWLHK; encoded by the coding sequence ATGCTGGCGTTCATCCAGTCATACCCGCTGTTGCTCGGCACCTTGCTGATCCTGCTCGACCTGCTGCTCTGGCAGCTGATTCCGCTGCACCACCGGGCTTGGCGCATCGCCACGCGGCTGGTGTGCTTCCTGGTGTTTAGCTCGGTGCTGCTGACGGCGGGCATGAGCCCGCTGCAACCGCCGCCCTGGGCCGACGATGTGCCGCGCAACCTGATGGCCACGGTGCTGGCGATCGGCTGGTGGCTGTTCGCCGCGCGCACGGTGACGGTGGTGTTCGGCCTGCTGCTGGTGGCACGCGGCAGCCACGGCGGGCGCCTGCTGCAGGATGTGTTCGGGGCGCTGATCTTCCTGGTCGCGGCGGTGGCGGCGGCGGCCTATGTGATGCAACTGCCGGTCAAGGGCCTGCTGGCGACCTCCGGGGTGATGGCCATCGTCATCGGCCTGGCGTTGCAGAGCACCCTGGCCGACGTGTTCTCCGGCATCGTGCTGAACACCACGCGGCCCTACCAGATCGGTGACTCGATCTCGATCGACGGCACCGAGGGCAAGGTGGTCGACATCGACTGGCGCGCCACCCGCCTGATCACCGGCAACAGCAGCCTGGCGGTCATCCCCAATTCAGTCGCGGCCAAGGCCAAGATCCTCAACTTCAGCCGCCCGGCCGAGGTGCATGGGGTGTCGATCAGCGTGGTGGTGCCGGCCAAGGTGCGTCCGCAGCGGGTGTTCGATGCGCTGGAAAAGACCCTGCAGGGCACCAGCATCCTGCTCGACAAGCCGGCGCCCAAGGTCACGGTGAAAGCTTCGAGCCTGGAGTCGGTGGAGTACGAAGCCAGCGGCTTTATCGCCGAGATGTCGCGCAAGACCGAGGTGCGCAACCAGCTGTTCGACCTGGCCCACCGCCACCTGGAGGCCAGCGGCGTGACCTGGAACACCGAGCTTGGCGCCCCCGTGCGCAGTCGCCAGCGCGAACTGCTGGACGAAGTGCGGGTGTTCCGCTCACTGAGCAACGAAGAGCGCGATGCCCTGAGCCAGCGCATGACCACGGTGGAGTACCTGGCCGACCAGGTCATCCTCGGTATCGGCGAGCGCTCGGAGCATGTGCTGCTGATCAGCCGTGGCGTGGTGCTGGCCTCGGTACGCGATGGCGAGCGGTTGATCGAAGGCGGGCGCATGGGGCCTGGGGAGGTGCTGGGGCTGGAGGGGCTGGTGGACGACGAGGCCTCGCCGGTCGAGTTCCGCGCCCTGAGCGGCTGCATGCTCTATCGCATCGACAAGGAACAGGTGCGCGGTTGCCTGGCCGAGAGTGGTGATGTGAAGTCGGCGCTGACCAAGCTGCAGCGGTTCCGCCGGCAGAAGCGCGAGTCACTGCTGCTGCAGAAACCGGCGGTGGTGAAGAAAGGTGGGTTCCTGAGCTGGTTGCATAAGTGA